A single window of Acidobacteriota bacterium DNA harbors:
- a CDS encoding tail fiber domain-containing protein encodes MHRTCPLTPTRRPLVCIAVAALILALPLISSAQNLSLTTEDANSAPALEIVTTDTLGVQNFLTVEATGDLNLRSTVTGNTNGTSWEWRQVYRANQFNLELDGGDQLTLYSNGDANFQGDVTANGVFLTSDRSMKEDFQPVNPADILTKIGEMPVTSWSYKRDQGAVRHIGPVAQDFHAAFGVGTDDKHIATTDAHGVAFAAIQALYQQLQETRAELEQLRQQLEESNTPEP; translated from the coding sequence ATGCATCGAACCTGCCCCCTCACCCCCACCCGCCGTCCCCTCGTCTGCATCGCGGTAGCGGCTCTAATCCTGGCGCTGCCTCTCATCAGCTCCGCTCAGAATCTGTCGCTCACTACCGAAGACGCCAATAGCGCCCCGGCCTTGGAAATCGTCACCACCGACACCCTCGGTGTTCAGAACTTCCTCACCGTGGAAGCGACCGGCGATCTCAACCTGCGCTCCACCGTCACCGGCAACACCAACGGCACCTCGTGGGAATGGCGCCAGGTATACCGGGCCAACCAATTCAATCTCGAGTTGGACGGGGGCGACCAGCTGACCCTCTACAGCAACGGCGATGCCAACTTTCAGGGCGATGTCACCGCCAATGGCGTGTTCCTGACCTCCGACCGCAGCATGAAGGAGGACTTCCAGCCGGTGAATCCGGCGGACATCCTGACCAAGATCGGCGAGATGCCGGTCACTTCCTGGAGCTACAAGCGGGACCAGGGCGCCGTGCGCCACATCGGTCCGGTGGCCCAGGACTTCCATGCTGCCTTCGGAGTCGGAACCGACGACAAGCACATTGCCACCACCGACGCCCACGGCGTCGCCTTCGCCGCCATCCAGGCGCTCTACCAGCAGCTCCAGGAAACCCGCGCCGA
- a CDS encoding tail fiber domain-containing protein gives MKLVRVLPFLCLALLLALPSSSADAAPPTGDIVDVRYFPDGVAFEPLVNHDGITLTITGPRKFVEEQTFDPGKGGFLDARSFKDGQYRWEARAIPKLDQNIKDRLVRARLEGDTEIVCQLQDEGILPMEPLVQNGYIFVDRGQIVDPNRTEEGSNAEGSRASEAEALQNTQDPILTNLYAADFVINDDLIVDGSACIGFDCVNGESFGFDTIRLKENNLRIKFDDTSVAASFPRNDWQLTANDSANGGASKFSIDDVSGNRTPFTVEANARSHSLYVDDGGRIGSRTSTPSTEIHTIDGDTPTLRLQQDGSSGFAPQTWDIAGNETNFFIRDVSNGSTLPFRIRPGAPSSSIFIDVDGDIAIGTSSVDDAVRLQVQEDTDSNFGGLRVENDGTGNIQTQFVNNADDWEWRQNFRQTRLDFNFGTVGSVSTQFSLESNGDAEFQGDVTANGVLLTSDRNMKEDFQPVDSSDILTKIGEMPVTSWSYKRDQGAVRHIGPVAQDFHAAFGIGPDDKHISSIDADGVAFAAIQALYQQLQETRAELEQLRQQLEESNTQEP, from the coding sequence ATGAAACTAGTCCGCGTACTTCCGTTCCTTTGTCTCGCCCTGCTGCTGGCGCTGCCCTCGAGCTCCGCCGACGCCGCTCCGCCCACCGGCGACATCGTCGATGTCCGCTACTTCCCCGACGGAGTCGCCTTCGAGCCGCTGGTCAACCACGACGGCATCACTCTCACCATCACCGGCCCGCGCAAATTCGTCGAGGAACAGACCTTCGACCCCGGCAAGGGCGGGTTCCTGGACGCCCGCAGCTTCAAGGATGGCCAGTACCGCTGGGAAGCCCGCGCCATTCCGAAGCTCGACCAGAACATCAAGGATCGGCTGGTCCGGGCTCGCCTGGAAGGCGACACCGAGATCGTCTGCCAGCTGCAGGACGAGGGCATCCTGCCCATGGAGCCGCTGGTGCAGAACGGCTACATCTTCGTCGACCGCGGCCAGATCGTCGATCCCAATCGCACCGAGGAGGGCTCCAACGCGGAGGGCAGCCGTGCTTCTGAAGCGGAGGCCCTGCAGAACACCCAGGACCCCATCCTCACCAACCTTTACGCCGCCGACTTCGTGATCAACGACGACCTCATCGTCGATGGCAGCGCCTGCATCGGCTTCGACTGCGTCAACGGTGAGAGCTTCGGCTTCGACACCATCCGCCTGAAGGAGAACAACCTGCGCATCAAGTTCGACGACACCAGTGTCGCCGCCAGCTTCCCGCGCAACGATTGGCAGCTCACCGCCAATGACTCCGCCAACGGCGGCGCCAGCAAGTTCTCCATCGACGACGTCAGCGGCAACCGCACGCCCTTCACCGTCGAGGCCAACGCCCGCAGCCACTCCCTCTACGTGGACGACGGCGGCCGCATCGGCTCCCGCACCTCCACTCCGTCGACGGAGATCCACACCATCGACGGTGACACCCCGACCCTGCGCCTGCAGCAGGACGGCTCCTCCGGCTTCGCGCCCCAGACCTGGGACATCGCCGGTAACGAGACCAACTTCTTCATCCGCGACGTCTCCAACGGCTCGACCCTGCCCTTCCGCATTCGCCCCGGTGCTCCTTCCAGCTCGATCTTCATCGACGTGGACGGCGACATCGCAATCGGAACCAGCAGCGTCGACGACGCCGTACGGCTTCAGGTTCAGGAGGACACGGACTCCAACTTCGGCGGTCTGCGGGTGGAGAACGACGGCACCGGCAACATCCAGACCCAATTCGTCAACAACGCCGACGATTGGGAATGGCGCCAGAACTTCCGTCAGACCCGTCTGGACTTCAACTTCGGCACCGTCGGCTCGGTGAGCACTCAGTTCTCCCTGGAGAGCAACGGTGACGCCGAGTTCCAGGGGGACGTCACCGCCAACGGCGTGCTCCTGACCTCCGACCGCAACATGAAGGAGGACTTCCAGCCGGTGGATTCGTCGGACATCCTGACCAAGATCGGCGAGATGCCGGTGACTTCCTGGAGCTACAAGCGGGACCAGGGCGCCGTGCGCCACATCGGTCCGGTGGCCCAGGACTTCCACGCCGCCTTCGGCATCGGTCCCGACGACAAGCACATCTCCAGCATCGACGCCGACGGCGTCGCTTTCGCGGCGATCCAGGCGCTGTACCAGCAGCTCCAGGAAACCCGCGCCGAGCTCGAGCAGCTGCGCCAGCAGCTCGAAGAGTCGAACACCCAGGAGCCCTGA
- a CDS encoding tail fiber domain-containing protein, whose translation MYRARVVPLFVLALFLLVPTNLMAAPPAGTIVDVQYYSGGLVFEPVIGHDGIDLTVTGPRKFSFVDQFRAGAGGSLDIRDFADGLYRWEVRALPKLDPEVRAQIAQARKDNDMQFICDLQDAGVLPFDPLVQGGAFSVYRGKLVDLTLNEDGFKEGNRETDRAAAGLSSTSGALTNLTEEDEVILDDLIVDGSACIGFDCVNGETFGFDTLRLKENNLRIKFDDTSVAASFPRNDWELVANDSANGGRSKFTIRDSSNDRDIFTVEASARSNALFVDSQGDVGLGTSSPVADIHVVTGDSPTLRLAQDGSSGFAPQTWDLAGNETNFFIRDSSNGSTLPFRLRPGAPTNSIFIDVDGDISFGTQSPDADVRFQVQAHENNNFGGLRVENSGTGNIQTQFANTDGGWEWRQTFRSGDLIFDSQEDGANEWEVDIDGNVTATSFNPTSDRNLKQGFDPVDPADVLERLAAIPVTRWSYRGDADATPHIGPVAQDFHAAFGVGADDRHISTTDADGVAFAAIQALYQQLQETRAELEKLRAETIQGCEP comes from the coding sequence ATGTACCGAGCCCGAGTCGTCCCCCTGTTCGTCCTCGCCCTCTTCTTACTCGTCCCCACGAACCTGATGGCGGCGCCCCCGGCGGGCACCATCGTCGATGTCCAGTACTACTCCGGCGGCCTGGTTTTCGAGCCCGTCATCGGCCATGACGGCATCGACCTCACCGTCACCGGCCCGCGCAAATTCTCCTTCGTCGACCAATTCCGGGCCGGCGCCGGCGGCTCCTTGGACATCCGCGACTTCGCCGACGGCTTGTACCGCTGGGAAGTCCGCGCCCTGCCCAAGCTCGACCCGGAGGTGCGTGCCCAGATCGCCCAGGCCCGCAAGGACAACGACATGCAGTTCATCTGCGACCTCCAGGACGCCGGCGTCCTGCCCTTCGATCCGCTGGTGCAGGGCGGCGCCTTCAGCGTCTACCGGGGCAAGCTCGTCGATCTCACCCTCAACGAGGACGGATTCAAGGAAGGCAACCGGGAAACGGATCGTGCCGCCGCCGGCCTGAGTAGCACCAGCGGTGCCCTCACCAACCTGACGGAAGAGGACGAGGTGATCCTCGACGATCTCATCGTCGACGGCAGCGCCTGCATCGGCTTCGACTGCGTCAACGGTGAGACCTTCGGCTTCGACACTCTCCGGCTGAAGGAGAACAACCTGCGGATCAAATTCGACGACACCAGCGTCGCCGCCTCCTTCCCGCGCAACGATTGGGAGCTGGTGGCCAACGACTCCGCCAACGGCGGCCGCTCTAAGTTCACTATCCGGGACTCCAGCAACGACCGCGACATCTTCACCGTCGAGGCCAGCGCCCGCTCGAACGCCCTCTTCGTCGATTCTCAGGGCGATGTGGGTCTCGGTACCTCCAGTCCGGTGGCGGACATCCACGTGGTCACCGGCGACAGCCCGACTCTGCGGCTGGCGCAGGATGGCTCGTCTGGCTTCGCACCCCAGACCTGGGACCTGGCGGGCAACGAGACCAACTTCTTCATCCGCGACTCCTCCAACGGCTCTACCCTGCCTTTCCGCCTGCGCCCTGGCGCCCCCACCAACAGCATCTTCATCGACGTCGACGGTGACATCTCCTTCGGCACCCAGAGCCCCGACGCCGACGTGCGGTTCCAGGTCCAGGCCCATGAGAACAACAACTTCGGCGGCTTGCGAGTGGAGAATAGCGGCACCGGCAACATCCAGACCCAATTCGCCAACACCGACGGCGGTTGGGAGTGGCGTCAGACCTTCCGCTCCGGAGACCTGATCTTCGACTCTCAGGAAGACGGTGCCAACGAGTGGGAAGTGGACATCGACGGCAACGTCACCGCCACCTCCTTCAACCCCACCTCCGACCGCAACTTGAAGCAGGGCTTCGATCCGGTGGATCCGGCGGACGTCTTGGAGCGTCTGGCGGCCATCCCGGTGACCCGCTGGAGCTACCGCGGCGACGCCGACGCTACCCCCCACATCGGCCCGGTGGCCCAGGACTTCCACGCCGCCTTCGGCGTCGGAGCCGACGACCGCCACATCTCCACCACCGACGCCGACGGCGTCGCCTTCGCCGCCATCCAGGCTCTCTACCAGCAGCTCCAGGAGACTCGGGCGGAGCTGGAGAAGCTGCGCGCGGAAACCATCCAGGGTTGCGAGCCCTGA